The DNA region AATAGCGCAAAACTCACGGAGAGTAGAAGATAGGGTAACTGGGGGACTGGATGAGCTGTGTGTCGTTGTTGGCGGTCAACTGGACAGTGCCACTGCTACACACTTCATTAGGGGGCTGGGTGGTGGTCGTGGTAGGTGCCTGGGTAGTTGTCACAGCTGTAAAGAAAAGGTTTATAGACAATTGTTCTCGATGACTGTTGATTGGCAAAGTGACTGAATAATTAACGTAATACAatcagacaatatttaaaaaaataaggacATAATAAATAGGAATATAAACAGCTAAAAATTATCGAATCATTGCTAATACGGGAAAAAAACTAagattttaaaactgaatttcATATACATTGAATTGTAGGATTTACTTACCTCCTCCTACTTCTTGGAAGCTAAGAAAAAAGCCATGTCTTCTCCAGCCGCTTGCCATGGATCTGAATTTGATGAACGCTTGTGTACCTGAAGTGACAAAAGTCATGCTGCTTCTGCTTGGGAACGTACCCCTGCTATCACAAAAATACCCCTGGGTCAGGGAAGGGTCATTTTCTGATGATCCTATAACAAACGAGACACCGTGATAATAATAATTAGGTACagtgttgtgtttatattgatttttcgATTCGCTTTTAATAATCGTTCAATCcgttattattattcatttaaatcaaGGGTTCCTGAGAAcgtaattaaacaattataaaaaaaaattatcaaaaattataaattgataacatcatgttaatattttgagaaaagAACATATACAGGGTAGAAATATTTACAGTTATGATATAGATCTCATTTAATTTATCACAAAAATGTATCAATGAGAACTAAAATCCTTCGAATTACCGTCGAATATTTCTAACGTGTCTGAGAAACATTCCTCCCCACTCAGCATATCAGAAAACAGAATCGTCATCGACACCTTGCCAGTCGAGGTAATCGTCCATTGACATAACgaatttctgtaaaaataaataatttatctcCTAAAACTCCTCAGGTCTTggaatatttcaaatcattactttattaagattttttatgCAGCAGATTATATTTGGTATAAACAATGTTCATGGAATGGTCTATTGTTTCTGGAAGAATTCTAATATTGTTCACTTACTCATCGTATGAGTCTGGCCACTGCTTGTTTGTGATATACTGGTCTGTAGAAGTTGCTGTTAAAGAGGTTGCAGTACCACAACCGCCGTGATCTACAAGAAAACGCTGCATGTTATTAAAGATAAACTGCGATCAGACGCTGAAATGTCGATGAAAGGCGTTGACATGATTGGATACCGTCAGTCTTTGTCATGATGTATCTCATCGTGAAGCCTGCTTGCTGTATACTGTAATCGCTAGTAAGACGTAGGAGGGCCGCCGGACCACTGGACACGAACATCCTCCCCGAGCGGGCCGTCCCACAGACAGAGGTAACCTGGGCCCCGGTAGTTGCTCCTAGGAACGGTAATACATCGATTATACACAAAGAGTGCTATCAACATTCGGTGTTACtttccatttaatcaaattctggttttgttttgttttttgttttgtttttttttaatcgttgAAGTAACACTAATGCATTACTTAATTATTGGTGAATGTACAAtgataatgtttgaataaaCTCGTATCTACTATTATTCCATGTTTCGTTTATCATTGCAAGACTACATATATGACGATAAGGCATACATAGTTATACGTGTATTGAAAGTCGCACACCCAATACTCTGGAAATGACTGCTACTCATCCTGATAGAAACTCTGGGAATAGTACAAACAATACATTATTTCTGACTACCATTCACAATCATAGAACCTTAGACAGTCCTGCCCACTATACTAGTCTAGTACTGACTACTACTTACCGTGATAGAACCTCAGAGAGTCGTACACACAGTAcatatatataagtaataacTACTATACTTACCGTCATAGAACCTCAGAGAGTCGTacacacagtacatgtatataagtaatAACTACTATACTTACCGTCATAGAACCTCAGAGAGTCGTacacacagtacatgtatataagtaatAACTACTATACTTACCGTCATAGAACCTCAGAGAGTCGTacacacagtacatgtatataagtaatAACTACTATACTTACCGTCATAGAACCTCAGAGAGTCGTacacacagtacatgtacataagtaATAACTACTATACTTACCGTCGTAGAACCCCAGAGAGTCGTacacacagtacatgtacattagtaCTCACTACTACTCACCATCGTAGAACCCCAGAGAGTCGTacacacagtacatgtacattagtaCTCACTACTACTCACCATCGTAGAACCTCAGGGAGTCGTACACACAGTTCGCCCCCTCCCCGTCCTCTATGATGTACTCTCTGACGTCCACCATGATCCGGAAACCATTGTTGGCACCGATGGTCCATTGACAGTCCATCTCTCTATCACAAATATTCAAAGGCGTAAGTCAACTACATCTCGTATAATAATGGAACTGCATTCTAAAAAGgcttttatcatttgtttaaaataaatcaaacatttatttaccatttttgtatatttacaaaACGAGTTTTGATTTCGGACAATTGATCATCACTTTGCATAtagtttttacaataaaatacaacatttatgctaataaactttaaaacattttgtgtagaagcaaaaaaaaaaaaattcgaagcTTTAACGTTTAAAACTTGATTGTTGAAaagtttaaaagataaaataaaaaatacaagataTTGGTTGATTTCCTCAAATGTCAAATCACTATGAGGAACTACAAAATACAGCAAACACAATGGCTTAAACGTTTAGATGAAAATTTGAAGAATTGTTTTTAATGGGTAGAatgcggttttttttaaattatcatgaataattaattcattttttattttaagtccTTATATAAGTCtctgcacattttttttaaatcctcaaAATAGAAAATCATTCAGTGTAATAACCATGTCAAAGGGGATATTCTACACTTTCTGAAAGAGTGGCGCATGAATGCATCACGACTGCGGtacaaatttaaagatttaatttgatttctattTGTATTTGCCGACCCAGCATTTTAACCATGgatcgttatttttttttaaatgaaagattgtcaaaaaaCACTGAACCTTGTGTATTTGAGTATTGATCGTTTAATGGAGTTTCAGTCGAGTAGTTTTTCCGTCGATCGTGTAGTCTCTGAATCAACTAAACAGTTTGGTTCTAATTTGGTAGAAATACTCAGTCTGATTTATTTTACTACTACAATGTACTATGTTTTTAAATGGGTTCTGCTTTAGGTAGATACATTGATTTTTCACttcttctacatgtatgttgttgaatgaaatacaattttaatcaaagtactaaagtactgacgggagttgattttatcgattatcatttattttaaaatcaacttatcttgcattgcaattagtttctagtctgtatttgaattacgcactttttttattatatgaattttagacttttccgacaagaatttcgagaaacctcatatgaatcatgttgttcaatatttaaagatagatttcaaactatgtataagtaatcgaagcaattctaaaaaaaaattatggatccatgcactattgatatcgaacgcTAGATcactctcgttcaaccagacgcttggctgtctccgttaatatccgacacgCAAGAGAGCctttctgcttgtcggagatttacggagacagccgagcgtgtggttgaacgaggctatattaaactctggtgtaggaatacatgagactataaaaatatcttagttgttcgtattatataaaatctgactattttcaaagtgtttattgataagtttccttgaaaaacaatgcttcagcatacattactttgagtttttctattattttcaagaaataagtcttgtcagcggtaatgatttgtgcttagtccaaacactgtttcactttcggtttgccagagtaactgcataggagagttgattaaaatcgacTCCCAAAAAGTAAAGTTTGTGTACATGGACATAGAAATACCTGTAAGCATTAccattgtttaaatttataaaggtttttgaaaaatacaagaTCACTGATTAATTATCTAGAATTCTAGCtaaagaaatacatgtgtaaggaaaaatgcaattttttcacttttggttttgccatttttaaatgaaaacatgaacaAACGACGGATTTGAATAATATAGAATTAAGTTTTGTTATAGGTTTCTATAAAAATAGACGTTTACAGCTATACAAATACGATAGGTGTTTAACATTTCCAGATATAAGTGTAGTTATAAAGGGTCAACCTCAAAGCActaacaataaaaataagaaaacccGACTGCACTGCATGTTCAATTCTCTGAACGCCAGAATAATTGTTAACAAAGCTGCATGTCTcgattgaatttaaattaaattgacaTAGCATAGTTAGTGGTTATACTGTTTCTTGGACCTTTAGGAAACTTGCTTGAATTCTTTCCACACAGTTGGTTGTTGGCATGTTTGTGTCATTGAAGTCATTAGAAATGTAACAACTAAACAAGCTCGCTAAAACAATGAGAAAGACAGACAGCATGGCAGGATGCGCACAGGCATGCAAATATCATTATTCCAGTGTAAATGTGTAAAGCCTATTTATTCCAAATTTCAATAATCATCGtctaaagaaattaaaaaaaaaagagctggTAAGTGcaatcaaaaattttgttttgaatgccGCCAAGCACATCATGTACACACCCATTTCTTCTCACCACAGGAAGAGAGAActctatacatgtagtacactACTTACGGGTAGTAGGTCACCCTCCACCCCGGGGAACTGTAGGATTGTAGGGAGACTGTGGCTGAGGGAAGAGCCTCGGTGTTCCTTTTGTTTGACTCGCTACATGTCTGGCCAATAACTAggatacaaaacaaaatatcagtTATTGGACAAACCAAACTTTTTCATCTATGATAATCATGGCAGGTTAGTACCTTAGCTTGATCAGCTCCTTTACACACAACGAAAAAAGCTTTTAGTTACTGTGaaccaaacaaaaatataaatatttgtaagCGAAGTTGTGAATGCATTAAGTTCCCCTTCACTGAAATGTGTTCAGCGAAGAGTATGTCACAAAACTGCATTTGTTTCAACTTTCGTACCTACTGATTACGtagatataaacatttatatgaaAGTACCTTAAAATCGTTTGTAGAGTTACCGGTAACAAACCTATCCATTGAAGAATACAGAACTAAGGCACGCGTAACTAGGACCTATTAAAGTAACGTATGTTGTGAAGAAGGTTGTCAGTCATTTCAAAGTCTTATAAATAAACCAGAATTTAATTTGGAAAGATATGTCCATTTTTATAACTTCGCAACATCATCTAAGCACCAGACAGTGCTTTTGCTTAAATCGATGAAAATcgattagtttttaaaatcagactGCTCCTGAGAACCAATGTTTCTTTTAACAaaagagatatagatatagTTTTGCATTAATCAATCAATTAAACCAATGATTTGAACTCTTTACCGAAATATAATGCTTTCTTAATCCCTTAAGGCATATGTACTGTGAAACGATTACGATAGGTCAGAAAACACAATAGCACGTACATGTACTATTGATCTgttttatcaaaaatgaaaacctACCTCTGCCAACGAAGCTACAGCTTACAAAACACCAAATGATCACAGATATCAAGCCATTTCTCTTCATTTTTGAGAAATCTACAGCATACTTTGATTGTAAACTCGAGGATTAGTGTTGTTTTGTTTATCCCAACACACTCCAGTTGTCCAGAAACTTGGATTCTCTGACAAAGCGAATCATTGAGACCTTTAAATGCGGTGCATTCTAAGTTGAGTTCGTCGATCGCTTCAATTGTTACAGGGGTTCTAGACGTTGGTTACGTTCAATCGTTGAccgtaatttttcatttaaattcccTGTATGAATATCACCGCGCTCCTATGACTACTCGCAATTAGGATTCCTTTTATATTTCCAATGTTAAGGTTAAATCACGACGACTTccgaaattattttttataaagtattCTTCTGAAACGATCCAAAGATAAAACGGAGATTTATGGACGTATTCggagaaaatatttattcaaacacatttagatcatgcattttttatggatagaatatacaatactagTTTCATTCTATTGAATTatagatcttttttttaaatctataattCACTGCATAATGAATGATGAagacattttcataaaaagaagTATGGTGTGTTcacaaaccccccccccccccccaaaaaaaaaccacaaatgCTTTATTGTGACTTCTGTTCCTCTATTATTACGTTGATTTCCCTGTTAGTGCCACCTATTTACTATGCACATGAAAGTTATTAGAATAGAGTTTGGACTATCGAGTATTTCCGACTGGGCGGTTAGGAGATGCAATCACTTGTTATACCGTATATATACAATGGTAATAGAACACATAAACATTCATGGTCAAAACGTTTATTTCGTTGGTTTTGGAGTTATAATGTTCAAAGATAAACCAAACTGGAATCCCctttttggatttttaaaaaataaatcgacGAACTCTTCTCTTGAACATAACTCAACCTTCGCCATCTAAAGCcttgcaataaaaaaatcaacaaaactaagaataaaaaaatatagatgttCAATACTCGTATGTGAGATTGGTACATAGAAGAGTTGCAGGTTTGTAGCTGACTGTACACAGAAATGGTGTTTCTATATGTGGTCAACCATAACGGCTTATATACAGTTCACTAAGGTCTTCAGTGACGAATCCCTCttttataaaagattttaacaatttataaaaatattgacaaacgGAATATCTTTAAGAGTATTTTAACTAGTTGAAGTATTGCCATGCTCTGGTGCTGGATATTCTGTGGTCTTAGGACAGACAATGGGGATTTGTGTTCCGTGAACATGTGAGCAGATGTAGGTATTTCTTGTCCGAGTTGTCAGATCTGTCTAGTGAAGATTGTGTTTATTATACTGCAATTTTGGACAGGTAAGAATTCTAagtataatttgaaaaaataaacttttttatgacatatttcatcaAAGAACAAGTCGtttaacttttatttgcatttggTAGACTCATGCAGCTTCTGTTcctttatttataaatgtataaaaaggtATAATGACAAGTTTACAGAATGTACGAAGTATTGTTAAATTCTGCTACAATGTCCTGAAAACAATCTGATAATTTTAAAGTTTGTGACTTGTCTTGAATATTTTACAATGATTAACTAATGaacttaaacattttatttattttcaggaTCAAATGTGCATACGTTGTAGAACAACTGTTTTGCTTTTTATTATATATCTATCACGTACATGTAAGtttttcttctctctctctctctctctctctctctctctctctctctctctctctctctctctctctctctcttttgccTATACATTCTCAGTAATAATAATTCAttaagattaaattttttaactacCTCTgtataatatgtttatattttgctTAGGGAAAAGTGGCTTTGTTTCAGGTGTAGATGCATCATGCAGCAATCCAGATGATGTCCGTGACGTCACGGCAACGTCAGCAGCCAGACGAATTTATTTTCCATTCAATGATGCTCCATCTTCATCGTAATATCCTTCAATATTCCTCTTATTGCTTCGTTCAACGTGATTTTTCAATCATTATGTCATTACTGTGTACAATCACCACTTCTGTggcttttcaaaatttaaaaaaaaatgcattgaatCCACTTAATCTCTCATACAtcatgaaatgttaaaattttatacaaaatgtagtcgctttcaataaattttaaaatgttatagacTTAGCCTATATCATTGAAATGAATTAGGTTAACTCAAAtctcaaaatatttgatatatatctTATATCAAGATTTCTGATAGGGGTTGTGATGGATATATTCGAGAACGTTTTCCCGCTCGTCAGAAAGTTCGaaaaatttgtaatgaaattacgccatgtaataaaaatatttgaacaggTATGACGTGTGTTACGACTGGAGAATCACGGGACAGCCCGGGGAGCTGTTGGAGTTGTTCCTGATCCAGACCACACAGTACGACCAGCCGTGTACGGTGGGCAGGTCCTGTCTCCGGATATTTGACGGTAATTCAGTCGTTTTGTTATACACATCTGGTCACGTTTTATGTCTTGActgcaaaaaattaaataagtttaTATTTAGTTGATTAGTTTGGTTCGCAGGTAATAGATCTGCCTCTCTAAACTATTTTACTCCTTCACAGGGTTTTACGACTCACTTCCAATATATTTAATCCGTAgtgtcctttccgatatatttcattttataaaattagtCATATTGTATATAAAAGGAAACCCAtgaatttttataacaaattagttACCGAGACagttttatttaacaatattataAGAATGATAACTGTTGTATGCCAAAATAGTATTCTAACTCCACAAGAAACGATGCAATTTTTACACTACGTGGTTTAAAACTGTTGCAATAAAAGATAATTCATTTGGGTAAggttaatgaattaaaaatcaagttatgatttttatgataaaacacGAAGGTTTCAATTTTTAGGCTTAAGTGTTTAGGATATAAAAACTTGACGGTTTACAATTTTAAGCTCACATTCTTTAGGTTACAATTACTCGGCGGTGTTCGGATTCAGGAAGATGTACGAGGAGGACGGTAATGTGACCGAGGCCCTGCGCCTGGCCTACCCCGCCCACCAGTCTGTGTTCATCCGATTCTTTACCTACGAAAACAGCAGCTTCCTTCTCCAGCATAAATCAAGGGGTGACATAGGTATTGGAACAATAAAGCATAGTTAAATGACCCTAAATGCGGAAACCGGACAAATTGTTTTCTGTTGTTTTGATAATCAAATACGGAAAGATATgggaaaatgcaaaataatttgacttttagatatttaaaatcCCAaagcaaaaatttttaaaaaggctgtttttatgtttgtttggtgtttggATTTGTTGTGGTGGTTTtggggttgttgtttttttggggtttttttttgttaacagTTACTTTGATTGTTTAATTTGGTCCTGTTGAACTGGtatcaacaattttattataaGCGAATATACACACCGTTATTACAGATGATGGTGGGTTTAGTAGCAAAGACAAGAAGTCCCTTGGAATAGCTCTGACGTCATGCGCAGTAGCCGTAATCGCCATCGTCATAGCAATTTTCACAGTACTTGTATGCAGCAGGACCAAAGATAAGGAGACAACGGGCAGTGAATCTGGGCTGGTTCCCGAGAGGAGCAGGAGGGAACCAGACAACTTGAGCAGGCTGTTCGAGGCGAGGCCGAGTAGACAAAATATGTCTGCTCTTTGAGAATTTGTAATCTAAATACACTTTTGGTATATAATGTCAAGGTGTTTTGATAATTGAAGTTCACTGGAGACGAAGAACATTAAAATACACTATTTACGTAACCATAGAAAATCTTTTACATATTGccttttattgattttacacaaaattgCATGTATCATTGGTACACATATATGAAAATCACTCCGTACAACCTTCGGTAAGATTGATACAGGAAACTATCTAAATTTTCGACtggattttaattatttatataactGTTACGTACACCTTTATTGTCAGTCAATGTTCtttttgtgttaaaattttgtgtaatgaaatttttataaacTGTAAATGCAAGAATAAATCAAGTGTTGgcttttattttaagcatagatgtAGTTGTAAGAGACCAATAAGTGTGCACgtgataaaatatcaatttttaatgttttagttggcgatgttttttttttaatttttgatatttaaattgtgttaaatagttcttttttctaataattttgCTTTTTAGGGGGAtggatgttttaaatttttattatttgacaattaattttttctcgttaatttttaagaatggatattttgtttaatttgagaACGCTTAGTGACAAACTTTTCAGAGTCGTGCAGTTTGCTCAGTCGATCGGAGTTATGAAATATGATCACTCGTTGTCCTATACACAAAATACTAGCATTCCAGTTTTGAGACATTTTCCAATAATACGTTTTCTTTTGTCTCCTCGATACGCAAAATGGTAGTATCAATGTGTGCGAGTGGTGAAACAATAAGTTTTCCTTAAATTTAATGGTAAAACCTATTGATTAAACGCTAACCTGTTTTAGCACGTTACAGCTGTCCAATAATTGCAATGCGTCCCAATAAGAATTATACAATATTGGTTCCCtttgattttgtacataatCTCTCTGAAATAACCAACACTTTACTGTACCATACCAGTCGTACGTCGTTCTTGTCACCAATGCCTGCTAGAATTGGCAAGTAAAACGAGAATCTAGGTACAAAATAATCGATAGGTTTAGGAACTACAAGAACGACAACTCTTATGATCGATTTGTACTGATTTATACAAGATCTTGGATAATTATGCTGTTTGTCTCATTTGAGAATGACACAAGAACCAACTATCCACTATAGTTGTAAACAAGAAAATTGCAGAATGCAAGACTGGGAATGAATACGATCTTGTCAATGAtggatattaaaaaagaaattaaactgttaaatatttgatttaaattttagagTGGAATTAACCCATCCGTTTTGTCCTTCAGATTAAAGATCTTAATTCGTTTATCCGACAGAAAATTCTATGAAGTACAGTCATGTAGTTGTAAACACTTCGTGCACAGTTATTGTACACTGGTGTACCAAGCTTGGCCGAATTTGTTTATCACAGTCCGATTCTTTAATCTTATTGTTGCCAGAATGTCGaatgttttcttttgaaaaaaaaaacaaagaaaattttagaGGCAGTCGCTACATGTATTAAGTATTTgaataattatcaataaattaaaatgcgaaacattttctttaaaattaacgTAATTTATATCATGAAGAGTTATCTATCAACATATtgatcatatatttttattcaaattctttaaatataaaaataaaagcattttattttagtttgaGTCCATGAATAAAGTTTGGCTTGTAATCTGATAATTATTTCAGACAAACAAAAGCATTCTTATTTACCATATTTTCCATAAATATTGAGTTCATATTTTCTAATCA from Crassostrea angulata isolate pt1a10 chromosome 7, ASM2561291v2, whole genome shotgun sequence includes:
- the LOC128155963 gene encoding uncharacterized protein LOC128155963: MCIRCRTTVLLFIIYLSRTCVDASCSNPDDVRDVTATSAARRIYFPFNDAPSSSYDVCYDWRITGQPGELLELFLIQTTQYDQPCTVGRSCLRIFDGYNYSAVFGFRKMYEEDGNVTEALRLAYPAHQSVFIRFFTYENSSFLLQHKSRGDIDDGGFSSKDKKSLGIALTSCAVAVIAIVIAIFTVLVCSRTKDKETTGSESGLVPERSRREPDNLSRLFEARPSRQNMSAL